The Sander lucioperca isolate FBNREF2018 chromosome 4, SLUC_FBN_1.2, whole genome shotgun sequence DNA segment tttggcgagagttacgctttaacttgGCATGTTCCACTAATAGtctagtttattttgaacatgttaaaaaaaaaaaaagataaataagaacatgtTCATTTTAGTACAGGCaagaaaaccaacaaaaatACCCTCAGATATATCTTTAAACATTAtagtaaattatttaaattcacTATTATACAGAATACAGCACCTTACTCTTAGTACTTGTTATGGCGAATCAAACATGCCTCAAGAAATTCTTGCAAAATTGCATTAAGCCATTTTCGCCGTCTATGCGCCATAGTAGCCTTGGTTTCATATTGCTGTCCAGAGTGTTGTACATTGTAACTTCTCAAAAAATATCTTGGTCTCATTGGCTAGAAAGTCAACGCTTATTGCCTTGTTTGATTCAACTCTCTGCCATTAAGTGGCTGTCCAGTAGTATATGAAAGGGTTGTTGGCTAAACACTGAACAAAGCTGCAGACTCAGGGGTTGATCCTCAGTGGGATCAACAGCACCAGCAACCATTTCATTACAAGGTGATTCAGTGTTAACATTTATATTTAGTTTAAAGGACGGATGCTATCGATCCTGACAGCCATCAGTCTGAAAGAAAGCTTTGAATCATTGGATGACTTATTTCAGCAGCCTGGTGAGGAAGATGTCTGCGATGATTCCAGCGATGAGGATGATGACCATGAGCAGCAATATGAGGCCACGACGTAAAACCAGCTGTGTTATTGACAGAACATTTCCCACTGTAGTGGTAGTGGATTTAGTCTGGTCTGCAATATGCGCCTCCTGATATGTGTGGTCCACCTCAGCAATCTCACCACTAGATGCAGTAGTGTTGACCGGGTACTGGTTCTGATTCGAGTCTGGAGGTTTGGAGAGAACCTTTAGTTTTAACAACATACTGTCACATGAGGATGTTTCAGGTAGGGCGTCGGAGCTTACCTTTAATTTTCATCTCAACCATCTCATTTTCTTCTTTGATCTCGACTCCTGCTCTCACAAGAGCCTGATCAGAAACATTATAAATAGTTATTAACATCAGGTGTTAACTTTAAACTCATCTTGAGACAAAGTCAAATTTTGATTGGTCAAGGGATGTAGGTTCGCACCTCTTCAGCAGCCTTCGTCCAATCGAGCTTGCACACAAATGTGACGAAGAAAATCGACTGCATCAACACACAAATGCAAAGTCCTGTCCATAGTCCTTTTTACAGAGACGAGAGAAGGGTTTTAATGGCTTTCCAAAACTCTACTTGACAAGCAGGAGATAATACAGCAGTAATTGCAGAACTGTACATTAATGGTCGGGTCTTACCTACAATGCCCATGTTTGCTGCAAACATTAGGGACACACCAATAGGGAAACCAATAAGGTAGTATCCCACCAGGTTACACAGAGCACCAATCAACTGTTTCCCTGCTCCTCTGAGAACCCCTCCAGCCACAGCCTGCCCAAATCAAACAGAGATTTGGTCAAATCACATTCTGTATATGTCAATATTGGGTCTAAAATCCTGATTACTGCCATTAGGTTGTTTCTCACCGCAACAGCATCAGCAAGATGCATGAAGCCAAATATGATCATGACGTCAGCAACCCTCTGTAAAATGTCTCTAAAAAATGCAGATAGAGATTATTGGTAGACACTAAAAGATGTTTTGGCAAAGGTTCTTCAGTGAGGAAACATCTCCAGCTGACATATAAATACAATGAACAGATTAGGTTTGTTTAGCTTAACTGAAATGGAACAAACTGGGCAACAGATACTGTAAGGCAGACTCTGCGAATGTTATGTTATAGTTATGACGGTGGCATCAGTCTTACGCACACTCCCcccttaaaataaaatgttacagagtaTTGTGTCAAAGACTTTACTTACTGTTCTGATGTAAAGATGTATCCAATGACATTTCTGGCGAGGCTGAGGCTGGCTCCAATGAAACATGCAATTATGACTGCCATGGGGAGAaactgacatattatcaccaGGGAAGAGGTGAACACAAGGAAGTGGAATATTATGAATGGATGGTTCAAGTGTAAGAAGAAGCTCAAAACTGGTGTGTACAATAACTGCAATGattgattttaaatataaagtgtGACTATTGATTAAATCTGAGAGATTACAAGGAATCTCTGATAGCTCTTGTAATGGGTCAAAAGTTCAATTAAATTCCTCTCTCCGAATAGGAAAAGTCTTTGAAATAAACATTCAAACCAAAGGTTTTAAGAACAGTCTAGACTACACAAGGCCGCTAAACTACTACTACCCCTCAAGTGAAGGGCGTTGCAGGcatcatgtacagtatgcatgGGGTCTTACATGCACAAATGATGGGGACTTTGGAAGACAGTTTGGCCTGCTCTATGTTTCCTGCACCAAGAGCATTCCCAACCCGTAcactggcagcagcagcaaatcCAAGTGGGAACTATGGGAGGATATAGAGCAGTTATTACCAAAAATGTATTAGTGCTACTTTTGCTTAACCATTATTTTACTAGAGCTATGACCAGTACACAAACAGAGGGTTggcagtagggctgcaactaacaattatttttatagttgattaatctgtcgattattttcttgattaatcgattagtagtgtggtctataaaatgccaggaaatgggaaaaaatgtcgatcagtggttttcaaagcccaagatgacgtcctcaaatgtcttgttttgtccacaacacaaagctattcagtttactgtcatagagaagtgaatgaaatagaaaatattcacatttcagaagctggaatcagagaattttcacGTTTTCTtcaaaaaattactcaaacagaTTAATCGTTtcaaatagttggtgattatttaAATAGTTAAGTAATCGAtttatctttgcagctctagttaaCGGTTAAAATTAATACATAATGATGGGCGGGGAAAAACATTTAGAAGAGTTACCATGTAAGCTAAGGCCGTCAGCTCATAAGCTATAGAATGAGCTCCCAGCTCAGTCTCACTGATCACTCCGGCCAGGAATCCACCTATTTCAAATATCCACCACTCTAGACAAAGCATGAGCATACTGGGGATGGCCAGCCGGACAAAGGGCCCCCACTCCTGTAGACAGTCCAGTGTCCAACCTGTGGGTCAGAGGTCTTTACGTTACGCTACAGGTTATCTTTTCATTTCTCATCTCATGTTAGAGCAAACTCCTGCTATGCTAAAATCACAATACAGAAAAGGATGGACATATGTTGATGTCATAAAGTGggcttgtgttgtccttcgggtcaCCGGGATCCATCCAATTTATTTGACGTTTTGtattggcctggcgttgagcTTCGGGGTCCCCCCCTCCCAGTGACCCTCGCGTCAAATacaaaacgtcaaataaacATATAGATAACCCTATGGGTTGTCCTCCGGGTCCCGGtgacccgaaggacaacacaagggttaatagaGCCAAGGTTAAAATGGTTCACTCAATACATAAATAGATGTGCAAACTTTTTGTTCAAGTCAGAAAAAGGCCAGGATGACTGCACTACTGGCAAATTATTGCTAGTCTTATACAACAACCTTCTGACAAATTACGTCATTGTAACCTCTCCTTTACACAACATTACACAGTTATAGAGTGTAACTAACCTAgtcaaacattaaaaactggAATGTTCAACAATAGACAACCTATTTAGAAGTTCTGAAAAACCAGAGACTTGAATGATGAAAGAGGATGAAATTACTGGATAGAATAAGACAATGACTGCAGTCAACCccataagaagaaaataaaatatatttaatcaaTTTCATGTTGTGGTCAAATATCTCAAAAACAATAAGAAAACAACTGACCTCCCCATGTGGCCTTGTGCAGACCCCTGCAGCAGATGTACGCGAATAAGATTATAGCCAGCAAATACTGTGAGATAGCATTGGCTGCAGCAGATCCActtaaagaaagacaaaaaattgGGGTCCAGATGATCATTCAGATTAATAAACAAAAGATGTTACTGCATAATAACACTCTGCACAATGCCATCCAATACAACAATTGAGTAATGAACACTACATTTGACAAATGGTAATAGATTTTgaattattaaatttaaaaGGCATATATATCTGTTATGTTGGATTGGTATAGTCTTATTATCAGGCTAGGACAGAAAGATTGATTGATCAATCATACATaaccaaaaaatgtttttggtcACTCACTGTACTATATTTACCATATTATATGAAATACAACTTCCTTCAATTCAGGGACATAACaataatactttttaggcattgaccaaattgcctccttagtcaatacctaaggagtaaatctcatcagcgtcagtgagccaataagcatgcagcatgcttctaccaagatcctatactgctgctgattggctgtctacacGTCGTGGAGGCATGCAGGGAAAAAAATttgttacacacagagacagagcacacatgcgtgtgtgttgttttaatttgagaggcttgactacatactgtaggtataaaggagcagaaaaaaaaagatttgtaccataatgtgtaatgttttaatgtaattttgttaaaataattttttataaAATTCTTATCAAAAAAGGTATTGTTCAAGGCCTGGAATGGAAGTCACTATATTAGTATCGGTGCTGGTATCACACTTTTTTAGTAAGCTCTACTActtagagaagagtcccgcacactgaccattacacaagcaatcatttatttatttctaaataaattatttgctcgcgtaatggtcagtgtgcgggactcttctctaagcttttgatctgctacttttgatcatatcctacgcacctgcccgacAAAAGAGGTGTGGAAAAAAGCTTTCTTACGTTAGTAAGCTCTACTACAAAATAATAAGGCTGGAAAACTCACGCAACGCCCAAATCCAGACAGTAGAGGAAGACGTAGTTGATGATTGCGTTGAGGATATTTGCAATCACTCCTGTCACAACCTGAGGCCATATAATTCCCTGTAAACAACAGCACCTGGTATCAATATCAGTTTTAATAACTATGGTTCAGCCATAAACTTTAACATTTGGTGTAGTTTGCATTGCTGTACCTGGTTTTGAAGATACCTCCCTTGCAGCTGGTACATAAAGGCAGcctgaaaatgaaaacagaacAATTAATCAGTGTTACTTTGGCATAGTGTTGGAAAATCTGAGCTTGAGAGTAATGATCATGCAGAAATTGAAAACCTCTGTATGTTTCGTATTATTATCTTGATACACAGGGTTCAGAATGCACCAAACTCACCGGCAGAGAAGGCATGAAGATCTTCACATACAGCTGGGCGATACTtgagacagaaagacaacaaACAAATGTGCATTTAATTGTTGGGTTGAAAAACATGGCTGTACATAAACACAACTCTGAATGAATACTTCCGTAGCTCTGTATCTTCTGAATGTGTAAATAAGGAACTATTTCCTAACAGCTGCCATAACTATACCTAAAAGGTGACAGTGTTTAGCTTTtctctgctgcccccaagtggcaaaaaaaagttTATGCAGGTGTAAAGGGTAATTTGCTTGTTTTTTCAacttggaccctattttcccatgcatcaGTGTTttagtgactaatgtgaacaaaaacctTTAGCTTAGCAGATTTATAACGGCACATCCTGATACACACTGCAGGGCCttatgacaagtcaacatgaATACTGGGCTTCCATAGGAATGCTTACCGAAGTTTTGGCACATTTTACTGTGTATTGATAAGTAAGTaggtacattttatttataaagcacctttTAAAACCATGGTTACAAGGTGCTGTACAGTGCAACATTGAATGAAAATAGACAGTTAAAACGGGAGGACAGAGGATAACAGATAAGTGTTAAGTCAGTCTCAATAAGACCACATGTACAGCAGTGTCTCTAAAGGGAAAGATGCTGAAGGTAATGTTTAGGGGGATTAAATAATGACCGACCTGGCAACCTCTGGGCTCTGTTTGACAGCCAGTAGGAGAGGTTCAGTGTTTATGAGGATAGCCCAGCAGGGGAAACAGGCCAGCAGCAGAATCAGAACCCCCCTCTGGAGAATCACACCCACACGCTTCAAGTTACCGCTCCCATACGTCTGCATGAAACAGGTAGACGGATACTTACATAAGCAGAGATGCAAAACACCAAATCACAGCAATAACCAAGGGTAGGACTGGTCAAAGAAAACTAAGATGATACAAAAGCTCCTTGTTGAGTTGTTTTAAAGGGGACCCCAGGACTACCTGGGAACGCAGCAGTAGCAGTTGTGTTTGTCTTGGTTAGATAAAGGAAGTGAAAGAACAACCTCTGGTGAGAACACTACCTGAGATATGAGGGTATCACAAGTTAACGACAAACCAGTGCCAATGGAAATACCGGTGACATTAACCACctgcaaaaaaacaagaaagaaaaaaaaattaagagaaAAACATAAACATCTATCTATATAACATCTATCTTTTGATAGATAAATCAGATGCCAGTACTGGCAGGCTGGGATACCAGTTCAAACCCAGATAGGATTAGAGAAAGTCTCCTCACCGAAATTGATAATGCCACTCCTGCAAGTTCAGTTTTCCCCAGGTGACCACAGAACACAGTGCTGACGAAACTGATCATAAATACCATCAACTGGGAAATGATCTGGagtacaaacacaaatatcAGTCCTCATTTTCATGTTAATACACAAGGCAGATAtttcatacaaaataaatacaaacatgaGGCATTATAGACATTTTCAGTGAGTGAAGACCTAATGGTTATCATAAGCCTTACTGTATAAATATAACAAATGTATAACATTACGTATTTCTAATAACTAACCAAATACCATGCAATGGTTGCATGTAGGCATGCATTTGATTAGAGGT contains these protein-coding regions:
- the LOC116039626 gene encoding multidrug and toxin extrusion protein 1-like isoform X1 is translated as MDGSIKTPIKYSEGVKEDLKEGKADASVQGAGDSRGSCLKNMRCFIPPDYRHELVQLFKLAGPVIISQLMVFMISFVSTVFCGHLGKTELAGVALSISVVNVTGISIGTGLSLTCDTLISQTYGSGNLKRVGVILQRGVLILLLACFPCWAILINTEPLLLAVKQSPEVASIAQLYVKIFMPSLPAAFMYQLQGRYLQNQGIIWPQVVTGVIANILNAIINYVFLYCLDLGVAGSAAANAISQYLLAIILFAYICCRGLHKATWGGWTLDCLQEWGPFVRLAIPSMLMLCLEWWIFEIGGFLAGVISETELGAHSIAYELTALAYMFPLGFAAAASVRVGNALGAGNIEQAKLSSKVPIICAFIIACFIGASLSLARNVIGYIFTSEQDILQRVADVMIIFGFMHLADAVAAVAGGVLRGAGKQLIGALCNLVGYYLIGFPIGVSLMFAANMGIVGLWTGLCICVLMQSIFFVTFVCKLDWTKAAEEALVRAGVEIKEENEMVEMKIKDSNQNQYPVNTTASSGEIAEVDHTYQEAHIADQTKSTTTTVGNVLSITQLVLRRGLILLLMVIILIAGIIADIFLTRLLK